The Engystomops pustulosus chromosome 3, aEngPut4.maternal, whole genome shotgun sequence region CAATAATTGTTAATATAAAAGATttcacaatatttatttttttaaaagtgatCTGGACTctggtgatagggatgtaatattaccactatacacggcactggttcggccacacctggaatatgctgtccagttctgggcaccggtccataaaaaggaggccctggagctggagaacatacaacgtagagccacaaaaatgataagggggtatggagggtcttagttatgaggaaagattaaaacaattagatttatttagtctggaaaagagacgactacgaggggacatgattaatttatataaatatatgaatggtccatacaaaaaatatggtgggaagttgtttcagattagatcaaatcaaaagacgagggggcactgtctccgtctggagaaaacaaggtttaatcaccagaggcttcttttctatgagaactgtcaatctgtggaatagcctgcctcaggcgctggtcacagcagggacagcagagagcttcaagaagggtctagatgcctttttacaactaaataacattgatggttatgttatatagaatagtttcccctgaatcccttcctcatgcaatcccttccgtggttgaacttgatggacatgtgtcttttttcaaccatatagaCTATGATACTATATGTGCAGGGGTTATGCTTAATCCCCAGGAGTCACAGAGCTATCATCCATCTATAGATCCTCCATGCAGATGAGTAGGGATCACAggtttgtgttgtgtttttcAGGATATATGGTCACTCGTCTATAAATAAGTGACTACATTATGGTGAATGTGCTCAGAAGGCAAAATGTATCCACCAGGATGATATTAACCTATCAAGGTAGGACCCTAACGCTGACTGCAATCCAtacataaaagaaataaaataaaaatggtaaCATTTCAAGTTTGAAATCcacaactttttgtttctttatgtatttattttgtagGTTTTTCACCATCTGTTTGTAGTGATGTACTCATCCAGCCGCTGCCTCAGATATCTTTATCCAACCTTACCCTATCTACTATGCATTGCATTTGGTACAGGCCATTGTGACGAAACATTACATAATTTTGGAAAATACTTATTTTGCTTGAATTTAATATAAGAATTATtctacaattaaagaagtgattGGGCTTGTTATAATAGATTGTTATTTCATTCTGTGCTGCAGAGAgatgacatcaggcagagagcGGGGGAAGTGCAGGAGCAGCCGGGCAGCGTGagacagtctaaggctacattcagattaaCGAGTGCCCGCTGCACCATTAAAACTGTCGGtttttgtatcaccccctcatccccatagactgtaagctcttgtgtcaccccctcatcctcatagactgtaagctcttgtgtccccctcatcctcatagactgtaagctcttgtgtcaccccctcatcctcatagactgtaagctcttgtgtccccctcatcctcatagactgtaagctcttgtgtcaccccctcatcctcatagactgtaagatcttgtgtcaccccctcatcctcatagactgtaagctcttgtgtcaccccctcatcctcatagactgtaagctcttgtgtcacctcctcatcctcataggctgtaagctcttgtgtcaccacctcatcctcatagactgtaagatcttgtgtcaccccctcattctcatagactgtaagctcttgtgtcaacctctcatcctcatacactgtaagctcttgtgtccccctcatcctcatagactgtaagctcttgtgtcaccccctcatcctcatagactgtaagctcttgtgtccccctcatcctcatagactgtaagctcttgtgtcaccccctcatcctcatagactgtaagatcttgtgtcaccccctcatcctcatagactgtaagctcttgtgtcaccccctcatcctcatagactgtaagctcttgtgtcaccccctcatcctcatagactgtaagctcttgtgtcaccccctcatcctcatagactgtaagctcttgtgtcacctcctcatcctcataggctgtaagctcttgtgtcaccacctcatcctcatagactgtaagatcttgtgtcaccccctcattctcatagactgtaagctcttgtgtcaacccctcatcctcatagactgtaagctcttgtgtccccctcatcctcatagactataagctcttgtgtctccccctcatcctcatagactgtaagatcttgtgtcaccccctcatcctcatagactgtaagctcttgtgtcactccctcatccttatagactggaagctcttgtgtcacctcctcatcctcatagactgtaagctcttgtgtcaccccctcatcctcatagactgtaagctcttgtgtcaccccctcatcctcatatactgtaagctcttgtgtcacctcctcatcctcataggctgtaagctcttgtgtcaccacctcatcctcatagactgtaagatcttgtgtcacctcctcatcctcataggctgtaagctcttgtgtcaacccctcatcctcatagactgtaagctcttgtgtcaccccatcatcctcatagactgtaagctcttgtgtcctctctcaccctcataggctgtaagctcttgtgtcaccacttcatcctcatagactgtaagctcttgtgtcaccccctcattctcatagactgtgagctcttgtgttaccccctcatcctcatagactgtaagctcttgtgtcaccccctcatcctcatagactgtaagctcttgtgtcacccccccatcctcatagactgtaagctcttgtgtcacccctcatcctcatagactgtaagctcttgtgtcctccctcatcctcatagactgtaagctcttgtgtcactccctcatcctcatagactgtaagctcttctgccccccccctcatcctcatagactgtaagctcttgtgtcaccccctcatcctcatagactgtaagctcttgtgtccccccctcatcctcatagtttgtaagctcttgtgtcacccctcatcctcatagactgtaagctcttgtgtcaccccctcatcctcatagactgtaatctcttgtgtcacctcctcatcctcatagtctgtaagctcttgtgtcacccctcatccccatagactgtaagctcttgtgtcaccccctcatcctcatagactgtaagctcttgtgtcacctcctcatcctcatagactgtaagctcttgtgtcaccccctcatcctcatagactgtaagctcctgtgtcaccccctcatcctcataggctgtaagctcttgtgtcacctcctcatcctcatagactgtaagctcttgtgtcaccccctcatcctcatagactgtaagctcctgtgtcaccccctcatcctcataggctgtaagctcttgtgtcaccccctcatcctcatagactgtaagcttttgtgtcacccccctcatcctcatagactgtaagcttttgtgtcacccccctcatcctcatagactgtaagctcttgtgtcaccccctcatcctcatagactgtaagctcttgtgtccatctcatcctcatagactgtaagctcttgtgtcacccctcatcctcatagactgtaagctcttgtgtcctctctcatcctcatagactgtaagctcttgtgtcacccctcatcctcatagactgtaagctcttgtgttatcccctcatcctcatagactgtaagctcttgtgtcctctctcatcctcatagactgtaagctcttgtgtcacccctcatcctcatagactgtaagctcttgtgtcatcccctcatcctcatagactgtaagctcttgtgtcatcccctcatcctcatagactgtaagatcttgtgtcaccccctcatcctcatagactgtaagctcttgtgtcatcccctcatcctcatagactgtaagatcttgtgtcatcccctcatcctcatagactgtaagatcttgtgtcccccctcatcctcatagactgtaagctcttgtgtcaccccttatcctcatagactgtaagctcttgtgtcaccccctcctcctcatagactgtaagctcctgtgtcaccccctcatcctcatagactgtaagctcttgtgtcctctctcatcctcatagactgtaagctcttgtgtcacctcctcatcctcatagactataagctaaTACTGTAaataaagatattattattatagaaacaATGGCCATTAGATATATCCAGTGTCCCGCCTGGCATACAATTGCTTTATGTACTCAACCAAAAAAAACCAAGACATCACACAAATACATTGTCAGTAAAATACGTTTATTAGATAATAAGTCTAAAACCAcagaaaaaacacagaaaaagagGAACAAAACACAGAGAATACAGGACCTGCATAAAGTCACAATGTATACTAACAAAATGTATATGAGACTCAACTTTACTGAATCCAATAGTAAATATCAGCAGAAATCCTGCTAGGTGGACACAGGCAAACATGGCTGAGCAGGAGTGCAGTGTGAAAGTATATGTATCCAGACCAAAATAGCCGATCTCCAACATGTGTTTTGCGTAGGACGCCTTGTCCTGGCTGCTCTATAACCCATGCCAAATCCTACCACAGGATATAGTTAGTGCACAGACAGGGGGCAGCAACGTTCGATGCCGGCCCGCTCCGTGGCCAGGTAGGGTCTACTTGCCCCTTCAAACAGTTTTGAATCGATAGAGCCCCAGAGTGTCTCCCATTTTTGAATGACATCATTCTCAGTGGACCAAAGTATTCCAGAAATGTTTACCCCAGTGAACAGGCTTTCCCATGCTGAAATTATATTTTACGATCTCTACATTTCCAAACTAAGATGTATctggcccaatatatatatattattttgtccTCTTAGcccaaaattttatttatttatttatttattttattctagAATTGTCCTGACTTTGGACAGTTCCATAACATCTGTAGGAAGTCTACATTTCCTTCCCCGCATCGGTTACACATAAATCCTCATATTCAATGGCACCAGCTTCATGTCCCTATaaatattacaccaaaaatagtCCTTAACACTAATATTGTCCTCCCGTTTACATATAGTAACATGTATTACATTATTGTGATGTACACATCAGCCATTTTACCCCCAACAAACAATTGTTACCCCAGTTTAAACCCTTTATTTACCCAGCACCACTTTTTGTtggagcacctttaacatgggacgtgcaacacatttctgtcatactttgcatgctaatctggcgcacggtccgactaagctCCGGAACGCCCCCCTAATTTGTATCACATGATtcctagtgcagccgtgacacaaaagagTCGCGtgggacacaaatgtggcgctgatacttcttaaatacctgcgcaaggAGTTTGAACGTAAAAGAACATAAAAAAGTACGAATGAAAACTGGTGCTAAggtcttagcaaatgtgccctattgtgtttAGTGATAAGAAGAGCCCAAATCCGCGTTTCTGAGGTCCGTGACGAACCTTGACATTCAGATCTCCGAAGTCGGATTTCAGACAGAAGTTCATGCTCAGTGTatggctcaccccccccccccctactgttAACACCTGTGCCGGCACCAACCACAAGTGAtaactctaaggccccttccacactagcgagtgtgatgcgatgaactcgcatcacactcgcaacgcaagctgccgggaacgcatggcccgaacgctgcaccgcgggagtgaactcagcatgtcagttcactcccgcggtgcagcgttcgggccgtgcgttcccggcagcttgcgttgcgagtgtgatgcgagttcatcgcatcacactcgctagtgtggaaggggcctaaaggcCACCGGCAAAGCCACCACTAGTATTTAATTGCTGTGCTGTCATTTCCCCAAAGATCCTTGGAAATCAATCTGCTGGGAAATGGCTTTGTTGGCAGCACTTGCGATTGTTCTAGCACCGACTGTGGGTGGTACCAGTGGCGGTGAACATCTGGGTTCAATTTGAACATGGCTGAACTTTTGTGTCCTAACTTTTAGGTCCTTTGTGCCATACTCAACATTTTTGGAAACATTAGCAGGAGCAAGGAAGGCCTGGAGGGAGGACAAATATAGAAAACGTGTGCAGGTTATGGCTAAAATCTACGCCAGCCTCAATTTCTTTCATCCAGCAGAATTATCACAATGTAGGAAGCTTCAAATGATTCTGGCCTGAAATGTAGACAGGACACACTCaaactcatttacaaagggtccacggaccgcattttcgtcaatTTCCgtgttgtgccgcatttaacaggggtttttggcgcacacgatcgaattttggcacaatcgcgcacttacatgcaccaggaagaagaaggtgaactccagggacctgagcagggaagtgacacatgcaggatatcggacgcacgatcttagtgactccccgcacagcgcattatacacggacaatgcacttacatacaccaggaagaagaaggtgaactccggggacctgagcggggaagcgacacatgcaggatatcgggcgcaggatcttagtgactccccgcacagcgcattatacacggacaatgcacttacatgcaccaggaagaagaaggtgaactccggggacctgagcggggaagtgacacatgcaggatatcgggcgcaggatcttagtgactccccgcacagcgtattatacacggacaatgcacttacatgcaccaggaagaagaaggtgaactccagggacctgaacggggaagcgacacatgcaggatatcgggtgcaggatcttagtgactccccgcacagcacattatacacggacaatgcacttacatgcaccaggaagaagaaggtgaactccggggacctgagcggggaagcgacacatgcaggatatcgggtgcacgatcttagtgactccccgcacagcacattatacacggacaatgcacttacatgcaccaggatgaagaaggtgaactccagcggacctcagcggggaagcaacaaatgcaagatatcgggtgcacgatgttggtgaatcgtgcTGGACTTCTTTTTTTGTCAGACCGTCCGGAtgggggatcgtgactggactgggtaagtaaatgtgccccacagtgtttctCCTGAtttatctgccccaatgtttccattAAGGAACTGATAGCTTTAACTTTCCTAAACACATAATAGATAAAAGAAACAAGAAGGATTCTTTCAGTTCCTGGTTGCTGAAAATGAAACAAAATGAGTGCAGACTCGGGTAAGCACAAatgaaagcaaaaaaaattaaagtagatAATGTTGTCTGCAAATGTGTGATAACCAAAACGTATGAAATGTTATACATAGTGTAAGATGCCAGGAAAGAGACCATGGACCGAATCACGCTGAGGTGAACGTCTCGTTGAGCGTCACTGAAGCCGGAGTCTCTGCCTCTCATATTCCTGGTGTGTCTCAGGAGGGACACAATGATGAGATAGATGGCTACACAACATATCAGGAAAGGTATGATGGATCCTGCAAAGAAGATGATGAGCAGAATGACTGTATTAACGCTCTGGGGTAGGTTTCCATTGTTGGTGCTGTTGGTGTCGCTGTTATCAAGGTTACTGGAAACTAGTGACCAACTATACGGCACGCTGGAAACAAACGAGATGACTAATGTGATGAGAAGAAGCCAGGGGACCATCTTGTTGATGTTCATCTTGAGTCTCATGAAGACTCTGTTGCTGTAGCTTGTGATCTTCACACAATAGAAGACACAGAGAACCGAGCCCCACCAGAGACTGCAGAAGATCAAACACGTCACGAAAGTGCCCAGGTATTTAGCATAGTCACTACTGAACAGAGACCACCCTGctagcataaagtagacattctgcACATGAACACATAGAAGTAAGAGCCTCACCACTCCCAAGCTGGTGAGAAGAACATTGATGGACTGAAGAGCTTGATGTTTCATCCACCTCAACAGGTTTGCAATGACGATAAATCCATTGAGCAGTAACCCGATGATGATTATGAGGAAAGAAATGAACAGAATTGCTACAGTTTCAGAAAACATCTTATTTTAGACTAAGTTCTCTTTTTGTCTGTAAgcagatatcctgtatgtgtcacaCATGGATAAATCTGTCTGCATCTCGGAGGAGTCCAGCTGATGCTACGGATAGACATGGAGAGATTTGTTTCATGTTTTGCATTAGATTTGGTTATgaatttctgcataacaaatatgATTCCATTGGAAGGTGTTACACTGGACCTGGCCGCAAAGGAACCAATGGAAGGACTTCCAAAATACAACTATAATGTTATCAACATGGAAAAGTTATGTAATTTTTCATGCCAGATTACAAACATTAAAAGAATAATAAAGATTATGATGATAATACGAATTCTTCTTGTTATCAGTCAATACCTTCCCTCATGTACCGTTCCCCACAGCACCTTCAGCTTTACTCTTCTCCCAACcacctccaggacttctcccaaatatcccccatactctggaactctcaaCCAAAATGACTGTCCCACCTTCCAAATCTTCAAACACACAAATACTCTGCTCCCACACCTCTGCCCTCCCATTTAGATTTGAGTGGGGATGAGCAGACCCACTTAAGTTCAGATCTGGATGAGTTTGGCCAGACCCAAACTTAAATATTCTATGTTGACCCAAATTCTGGTATTGAACCTAGACCTGGACCAGGATCTCGCCTCCCTAACACCCGTGATGACACCGATTAtgggtgttaactagagatgagcgagcactaaaatgctcgggtactcgttatttgagacaaacttttccagatgctcgagtgctcgtaccgaataacgagccccattgaagtcaatgggagacccgagcatttttttgctaaaacagaacagtaaaagaacagtgcttgattaaatattccagatgtttcctgatgttttgcagatgtgcgcgcgtatctccgaacctatcggaagacatgcgcgaacacctgcaatgtgaagaatagaattaaaacattaaaaacagtgaacacaggagcatttaagtgcagaacacattgaaagaacaatattcttcacattccagatgttccgaacatctccgaacttagcgggagacacgcgcacagaccaggaaagtgaagaatagtgttatttcaatgtgttcttacaagcaaaacatcaggaaacatctgggatattttattaaacaataaaaatactgttcttcacttaatttaatgctcgatcgcgagcaggcgagatactcgtccgagtaacgagcaggtccgagtatgctaatactccaccgagcagtatactcggactagtatactcgctcatctctagtgttaactgTCATCGGGGAGCGCAGATGCTCCCCAAAATTGCAGCCCAGGGATATTGAGCCGGACCAGAACTCAGACTCAgacctttattattattattattattattattattattattattcacagtCATTTAACTATTTTAAATAGAGGTGAGCAGCCCCGATGTCCACAATTGGCTGCATGACTTGGGCATAATCCATATTGGCAGCAGAAAAGCCAATCTGCCAAATTGACGACTCTTGAAACTAGCTATGGCTATGTTAGGCCAGGGGGGGATAACAAAGGCTTGGCTAGAGAACAAACACAATCTTCGCACTCATTTGCAAATTCAGGAAGTGTGGCTTGATAAAAAAAACTCTTCTTTTGTTAAAaatgatgtataaaaaaaatagtaataacaTATATCCAAGAGAGCAATCCATAGACCTATGCGTTTTGGCTATCATGCCTAAATCATGGTCTGTGACCATGCGTAGGTCCGTGTGTTGCTCTCTTGGATACATTTTCTTACCAGTTTTTATGCATCATGTTTTTCTATGCATCATGTTCAACAAAAGAAGAGTATTTTTATCAAGCCACGCTTCCTGAATTTGCGGATGAGTGCCGAGATCGTGTTTATTCTCTATTCTGTGATGTGCTGAAGCCTGTACATGGATCTGTGAGCACCTGCATAAAATTGGAAGCTAAAGCGGCAAGCGAGGGGTGAGCAGGATTCACACATAGTGCGT contains the following coding sequences:
- the LOC140120741 gene encoding taste receptor type 2 member 9-like, whose translation is MFSETVAILFISFLIIIIGLLLNGFIVIANLLRWMKHQALQSINVLLTSLGVVRLLLLCVHVQNVYFMLAGWSLFSSDYAKYLGTFVTCLIFCSLWWGSVLCVFYCVKITSYSNRVFMRLKMNINKMVPWLLLITLVISFVSSVPYSWSLVSSNLDNSDTNSTNNGNLPQSVNTVILLIIFFAGSIIPFLICCVAIYLIIVSLLRHTRNMRGRDSGFSDAQRDVHLSVIRSMVSFLASYTMYNISYVLVITHLQTTLSTLIFFAFICAYPSLHSFCFIFSNQELKESFLFLLSIMCLGKLKLSVP